ACAGCTCGTGCATGGCCCTCACCGTGAAAGGCGAACCGCAAAATGTCCAACAAGGAATTTCGAAGGCAGAAGGGACAGGCAGTTGACGTTTCGGATCAGTTCTGCCGGTCCCTTCTGCGGTTGGATATTCCTTGCTCGATATTCGATATTCGTTGTTCCCCCCGTCAGATCTCCCCCTCTTGCATCCGGCCCATCACCTCGTGGAAGAGCCGCAGGGTCTCTTCCCCTTCCTGGCGGTCGAGCTTCTGGATGGCGAAGCCGGCGTGCACCAGCACAAACTCCCCCACCGCCACCGGCTCCGGCAGCAGCATGAGATTCGCCTGGCGGCGCGCGCCCTGCACGTCCACCAGGGCGGAAAGGTCGCAAATCTCCACCACCCGGGCCGGGATGGCCAAGCACATGACGAGAAGCCTCCGTAGGGTTGCCGGTCGGCGGCGGATGCCGCAGCCGCAAGGCCGCATTATGCGTCCGGCCCCCCGGTGGCGTCAAGGCCGCGACCGGCTCTGGCCAGGGCTCCAGCCGGGATGGCGCATCGCCGATGTGGTCGCCAGGAAACTTCTCTTGTCTTCTCGGTGGCCGCTTCCCTAGAATGAGTTCTTATGCAGGGCGGTGTCTCGATCCCCGCGCATTGTCCGCCTTCCCGGGTGGTTGGCAGCGCTCTTCGGTGACCACCGGCCCTTCCCCACCCACCAAGCCAAGGAGGTTCGACCGATGAGGCGTATGACGACCCTGGTCCTGGCCCTGTATGCCGTTGTTGCCAGTCTTTGTGCCCTGCCAAGTGTGGCCGCGGCGGCAAACGTCTGGTTCCCGCCGGACTGGAAGGAGAAGGCGCCCCAGGCCAAGGCCATTGCCGATGCCCTGGCCGCGAAATCCGGCGTCCCGGTGCAGCCGCGGATTGCCAAGAGCTATCCCGAGATTCTGGAGGCCTTTGCCTCGGGCGACCAGAACCTGGTCTACGTGGGCTCCTTTGTGCAGGCGATCATCAAGGACAGGGGGCTCGGCACCCCTCTGGCCCAGGCGGTCAACGGCAAGGAGCTCTACGCCGGCATCATGGTCTATCCCAAGGGGGAGGATCCGGCCGCCATCCTGGCCGGGGCTCCGGAGCAGATCGCCTACGCCCTGGGCGCCTCCTCCGGGGAGTCCTGCGCCAAGGCAGCCACCGGTGGCAAGGCGGCGGTGGGGGTGCCCAGCCACGGTGCAGCGTGCAACGCGGTGAAGGCCGGCAAGGCCAAGGCAGCGATGGTCAAGAACTGGTGGTGGGAGGGCAACAAGGACAAGTTTCCCGAGCTGGCGGTCTACGAGGTTCCGGGAATCTCCCTCGTGAAGAACCCGGACAACGTGCTCACCGCCTCCAAGGCCGTACCCGCGGACCTGGCCAAGAAGCTGGCCGATGCCGCCCTCGCCAGCACGGAGGCCTTCGGCGCTCCCCAGATGGCCCCCTTCGATGCCGCGAGCCTGGAGTTCTCCCTTGAGCTCATGCGCAAGGGGAACATTGACCCCAAGACGTACAGCTGGTAGACCACGGCTCCCGATCCGCAGGGCCGCTCCTGCCTGGCGCAAGGCGGAAGCGGCTCTGCACGTTGTTTCGCGCAGGTGACTCCATGCGGCTGACACACACCATCATGGTAGGGGGCGGGGCCATCGTCGGCTTGTCACTTTTGGCCATGGCCGGCGGCATCAGCCACCACGTCCGCAAGGCCAACGGCGAGATGCTGGCTGCCATCACCCGCACCATGGAGGCGGACCAGGGCGAGACAACGGCCTTCCTGCGCGAGGGCTTCGCCGAGATCGCCACCGACCTTGCCCGTGCCGAGGACACGACGCAAAGACTCGTCAAGGGGCTCTACGACGAATCCTACCAGACCCTGACCCTGGCCTTTGCCAACCGTGTCTTTCCCATGGTGGAGCTCTTTGACTTCGACGGCATAGACGCCGCCGCCGGGGAGCTTCTGGCCTCCAGCCCTGCGGTCAAGTGGATCCAGGTCACCACCAGCGAGAATCCGAAGGCCAGCGACCGGCGGACCTACGGCGCCCGGATCGATACCGGCGGCAAGATCTACGAGGCCCAGAAGAAGGGGCCCTTCAGCGTCCTGGCAGTGGAGCTGCAGATCAGCCTGGACGAAATGGCCGCCCTGAAAGAGGTGGAGAAAGGGGTCAAGGCCATCTTTGCCGGGGTGAACGAAAAGAATCGGCATCTGGAGGAAGCCATCGCCGAAAACAGCCGGGCATCGCTGGCCCAGCTGACCGGGAGCATATCCGGCGTGGCCGGGGACCACAACCGGCGGCTCAACCTGGGCATGGCCGCCGCCGTGGTGCTGGCGCTGGCACTCACCTGCCTGGTTCTCTATCTTTTCGTGCGCCGGTGGGTGGTGGCGCCGCTGTTGCTGACCATCGGCCGGCTGCGGCAGAGCGCCGATGACCTGACCACCAGCGCCGAATACCTGTCCCAAGGCAGCTGTGACCTGTCGGCGGCCGCCAGCGAAGAGGCGGCTGCACTGGAACAGTCAGCCGCCTCCCTGGAGGAGATGTCCGCGACCACGCAGCAGAATGCGGAGAGCGCGGGACAGATGGACACCCTCGTGAAGGATGCCCGGGGAGTCGTTGAGGACGCCAACCGGTCCATGACCTCGCTGATCGAAAGCATGGCCCGGATCGCCCAGGCCAATACGGAAACCTCCAAGATCACCCGGACCATCGACGCCATCAGCTTCCAGACCAACCTGCTCGCCCTGAATGCCGCCGTGGAAGCGGCGCGGGCCGGCGAGGCCGGGGCCGGCTTCGCCGTGGTCGCCACCGAGGTGCGCCAACTGGCAGCCCGGGCGGCCGAAGCTGCCCGGACGGCGGAGGAGCTCTTGGAGGAGACGACCGGTCTGGTGCAAAACGGGGTGGCCTTGGCTGGCGGCACCGGCGAGACCTTTGCCGGCGTGCAGCAGACGTTTACCCGCCTGGCTGCCCTGGTCGAGGATATCGCCACCGCGTCCCAGGAGCAGGCCAAGGACATCGGCCAGGTCACGAGCGGCATTGGCCAGCAGGAAAAGACCGTGCAAGGGCTGGCCGCCGAAACGGAAGTCCTCAACCAGACCGCCTCCCAGCTCAAGGAGCAGGCCACGGCGCTGGACGCCATGGTGGACGGTCTGTTGACCCTCCTCGATGGCGGTGCCGCCAGGAGGGCCACCGGCTCCGGCGCGCCGCCGGGATAGACCCCATCCTCCGGCCCCCGACTGCCGCGCACCGCCCCTGTCTTTTCCCCTGCCGTCTCCCGCCATCCGGCGCGCCATCCCCTGTGCCGGCGCCCGCCGGCCGCTGCCGCCAAAACTTCCCCCTGGTGCAAGGCCAAAGGGACGTGGTACGATAACATCTTGAAGTTACGGCATCTGTACGCCAAAAGTCCCAGCTAGGACAAGGCCTTGGCACCCTCGCCTCCCGCAGTCCCTGCCCCGAGCCGCCCCCCCGCCAGCGAGGAGCCTGCGGCGCGTCTTGCCCACCTGGAAGCAGAGCTGGCCCGGGCCCAGGAGCGGGTGGCCGACCTGGAAAGCGCCCTGGCGGCTGCGGTCTCGGAACAGACCACCCTGGGCGCCATGGTCGATGCCATCGGCGAGGGGGTGGCGATCCTGGACCGGGGCTTCACCATCGTCTACCAGAACCAGGCCCACCGTGCCCTGGCGGGCGCCCACGCGGGAGAGATCTGCCATCAGGCCCGCTTCGGCCGCCAGACGGTCTGTGACAACTGTCCCCTGGTTGCCACCTTTGCCGATGGCGGCAGCCATTCCCTGGAGCAGGAGGTGCAAGGGGACTTGGCCCCCCGCCTTCTGGAGATCACCACCTCGCCGCTCAAGGCCGGCGACGGCTCGGTGGTGGCCGGCATCAAGACGGTCCGGGACGTCACCGCCCGCCGCCGCATGGAGGACGCCCTGCGCCGGGCCGTGGAGGCGGAGAAGCTCCTGAGCTCCCTGTCCAGCCGCTTCCTCAACCTGCGCCCCGGCGAGTTCGAGATCGCGGTCGAGGATTCCCTGGAGACCCTGGGCCGGGTCCTGGGCGCCGACCGGGCCCAGATCGTGCTCCTGCCTGGCTACAGCACCTGGGTGGCCAGCTCTTTGGTCTGGCAACGGCCGGAGCTGGCCGACCTGGCCGGGGCCTTGCCCGAGGTGCCCTCTGCCGGCGCCCTGCCCTGGCTCTTTGCCCAGCTGCACCAGGAGCAGATGGTGACGGTGACCGATCCGGACAAGCTGCCCGCCGAGGCCGCCGCCGAGCGGCAGGCCTTTGCGCGGGCCGGCATCCGCTCGGCCATTGTCCTGCCCCTGGGCTACCGCGGCCAGCTGGTGGGCCTGTTCCAGCTGGATTTTATCCAGGACAGTCATGCCTTCTCGGAGGAAGAGGCCCGCTTCCTGCGGGTAGTGGCCGAGGTGATGGCCAATGCCGCGGCGCACCGGCGGGCGGATGAAGAGGCCCACCGCCGCAGCGACCATCTGGAAAAGCTCCTCATCATCTCCACCGAGATCACGGCCGGC
Above is a window of Thermodesulfobacteriota bacterium DNA encoding:
- a CDS encoding methyl-accepting chemotaxis protein; the protein is MRLTHTIMVGGGAIVGLSLLAMAGGISHHVRKANGEMLAAITRTMEADQGETTAFLREGFAEIATDLARAEDTTQRLVKGLYDESYQTLTLAFANRVFPMVELFDFDGIDAAAGELLASSPAVKWIQVTTSENPKASDRRTYGARIDTGGKIYEAQKKGPFSVLAVELQISLDEMAALKEVEKGVKAIFAGVNEKNRHLEEAIAENSRASLAQLTGSISGVAGDHNRRLNLGMAAAVVLALALTCLVLYLFVRRWVVAPLLLTIGRLRQSADDLTTSAEYLSQGSCDLSAAASEEAAALEQSAASLEEMSATTQQNAESAGQMDTLVKDARGVVEDANRSMTSLIESMARIAQANTETSKITRTIDAISFQTNLLALNAAVEAARAGEAGAGFAVVATEVRQLAARAAEAARTAEELLEETTGLVQNGVALAGGTGETFAGVQQTFTRLAALVEDIATASQEQAKDIGQVTSGIGQQEKTVQGLAAETEVLNQTASQLKEQATALDAMVDGLLTLLDGGAARRATGSGAPPG
- a CDS encoding PhnD/SsuA/transferrin family substrate-binding protein is translated as MRRMTTLVLALYAVVASLCALPSVAAAANVWFPPDWKEKAPQAKAIADALAAKSGVPVQPRIAKSYPEILEAFASGDQNLVYVGSFVQAIIKDRGLGTPLAQAVNGKELYAGIMVYPKGEDPAAILAGAPEQIAYALGASSGESCAKAATGGKAAVGVPSHGAACNAVKAGKAKAAMVKNWWWEGNKDKFPELAVYEVPGISLVKNPDNVLTASKAVPADLAKKLADAALASTEAFGAPQMAPFDAASLEFSLELMRKGNIDPKTYSW
- a CDS encoding HypC/HybG/HupF family hydrogenase formation chaperone; translated protein: MCLAIPARVVEICDLSALVDVQGARRQANLMLLPEPVAVGEFVLVHAGFAIQKLDRQEGEETLRLFHEVMGRMQEGEI